A stretch of DNA from Candidatus Schekmanbacteria bacterium:
GAAGGAATGATAAATATTTTGAATAAAATTTTGCATTGGAGACAGGGTAAGAGCAATACAGTCAGGTTTGAACTGTTCTATTACAGCAGTACATAATTCCTTAACATTCTTTCCAACTTCAGGCAATCCAAGAAAAAATACTTCGCTTTCTGAAAAATTGCCTTTCATTTTTGATGAAACTTTGCCAGCTACCCACTCCTTGACAAGGGAAAGTATTTTTGAAGTTAGAAGCGGTGAAAGCGAGTCAACATCGACTTTCAAAGTTCCATGCTTCTTTAATGAATCAGCAGGAATAGGATTTTTGTTTGAAAGTGCTTTTTTTAAAATGGAATCTACTACTGGAGGATATTCATTTGCAAGAAGCAAAACTCTAAGGTCATTTAATTCAGGAACAATCATAATTCATCTCTATCGATCACCTTTTCTATAAATCCTTCCCGGTCATCATAATAAGAACTGTCGCCGGAAATCGTTATTCTTCCTGACAACACTCGGCGCGCTGAATCATAAACCTCTTCACTACTCACTTCCTTTTTCCCTCTTAATTTGGCGAGTGCCTGGGCTTGTTCATAAATCGAGAGCGTTGTTCGTACACTTGGAGGGTTTTCAAGGTCTTCATTATCTCTGGCGCGTCTCGATATCTCAGAAATTGCTTCGATCCTTTTTCTATCAATTTTAATTTCATCGATTTTGTTTCCATATCGTTCAACTATCTCTATCTCCTGCTCTCTTGTAGGATAACCAACACGTACTCTCTCAAAACGGTCGCTCAATGTTTCTGATATTTTTTCCACGCCTGCATATTCTTCAGGATTTTCTGTCGCTATGACAAGCGTGTCGACTTTAACTTCGATATCAAACCCGCCTATTGTTGTAATCCCTTCTTCTAAAACCTGCAAAAGAGTATTTTGTGTCCTTTGAGGCACACGATTGAGCTCATCTATAAATAAGATTTTTCTGTTGGCTTTATGAATCTTTCCGGGAGTAAAAGACCTATAGTCGTGAATTCCATATTTCATAGCATTCACTGGGTCAATATCTCCTATCAAATCCTCTGGTAGAAGTTCAGAAGAACCTTGAACGCG
This window harbors:
- a CDS encoding AAA family ATPase translates to MIKMKNIKDELRKKILKCLKNNEDPLEGFYCDEETKEAILAVLIAGRHLLLEGPPGVGKTTAARIIARLLPSMKTVEGCRYVCHPKRANCPDCSRMSKIKKIEIEGEKRFVRVQGSSELLPEDLIGDIDPVNAMKYGIHDYRSFTPGKIHKANRKILFIDELNRVPQRTQNTLLQVLEEGITTIGGFDIEVKVDTLVIATENPEEYAGVEKISETLSDRFERVRVGYPTREQEIEIVERYGNKIDEIKIDRKRIEAISEISRRARDNEDLENPPSVRTTLSIYEQAQALAKLRGKKEVSSEEVYDSARRVLSGRITISGDSSYYDDREGFIEKVIDRDEL